The Legionella sp. PATHC032 genome has a window encoding:
- the glsA gene encoding glutaminase A, producing MSSKLLTIQLLDELVHTAELNQEGKTADYIPELANVNQELTAIAVQALGEKPLAYSNNPLHPVTLQSTGKMIPLIGLLEEFGADQLFEWVKVEPSGDDFASITRLEQFGPKPSNPMLNAGAIALCSRIPGIGEQQFRWLEHWVQKLFNQRLSINPLVFASEKRTGNRNRALAYLLKSRNNLGADVHETLDLYFALCSYEAMLEQMLYLPALLANRGQDPDTGEQILSTETCKITLAIMATCGLYDETGTHMVKTGMPAKSGVSGYTIAVVPGKAGIVVLSPRVNAKGNSIRGEIMLEGLSKAMNWHFALP from the coding sequence ATGTCATCAAAATTGCTTACCATCCAACTGTTAGACGAACTCGTGCACACTGCCGAATTAAATCAAGAAGGCAAAACCGCGGATTATATCCCTGAACTGGCGAATGTTAATCAGGAATTGACGGCAATTGCGGTGCAAGCTTTGGGTGAGAAACCCCTGGCTTATAGCAATAACCCGCTTCATCCAGTGACTTTGCAAAGCACAGGGAAGATGATTCCTTTGATTGGATTACTTGAAGAGTTTGGCGCTGATCAATTATTTGAATGGGTCAAGGTGGAGCCCTCAGGTGATGATTTCGCTTCCATAACTCGTCTGGAACAATTCGGCCCTAAACCGTCAAATCCCATGTTGAATGCAGGCGCCATTGCTTTATGCTCACGCATTCCTGGCATAGGTGAGCAGCAATTTAGATGGTTAGAGCATTGGGTACAAAAATTATTTAATCAACGCCTCAGCATTAATCCCCTGGTTTTTGCCTCTGAAAAACGAACTGGTAATCGCAATCGTGCTCTCGCTTATTTGCTGAAAAGCAGAAATAATCTTGGAGCAGATGTTCATGAAACACTCGATTTGTATTTCGCGCTATGTTCCTATGAGGCGATGTTGGAGCAAATGCTGTACTTACCTGCTTTGTTGGCGAACAGAGGGCAAGATCCGGACACAGGTGAACAAATACTGTCTACGGAAACCTGTAAAATTACTTTGGCTATTATGGCAACCTGTGGATTATATGATGAAACAGGCACTCACATGGTTAAAACAGGGATGCCAGCTAAAAGTGGTGTGTCTGGTTATACCATCGCGGTTGTCCCTGGTAAAGCGGGCATTGTGGTATTGAGTCCAAGAGTGAATGCGAAAGGCAATAGCATCCGGGGTGAAATCATGCTGGAAGGTTTGTCCAAAGCAATGAATTGGCATTTTGCATTGCCTTAA
- a CDS encoding DNA repair protein gives MWYQNIMRNLLEKLPEANRKDGENFLSKLFLAIRKVDNKLEMEFFLGLIEKSFLKFENEKPGSVTLAKFSRHILGLSLLYVKSGNDAAIWNSDFIPYLTEIKKFLDTDKEGKLLNKFLNQLEVETFVSLNHQLDIDFKHLISILKGNCTLETIQSFTEACKGLDNDCSKGFSQMMKEIEAQMINLQFAVDFDSEASLNITDENLENTPLQKNVHVNSMPKSVSILHRFGIFKLFTLSGVELSDQTNVLVNKK, from the coding sequence ATGTGGTATCAAAATATAATGCGCAACTTGCTTGAAAAACTTCCGGAAGCAAACAGGAAAGATGGGGAAAATTTTTTAAGTAAACTGTTTTTGGCTATTAGAAAGGTGGATAATAAGCTTGAGATGGAATTCTTTTTAGGTCTCATTGAAAAATCTTTTTTAAAATTTGAGAATGAAAAACCCGGCTCAGTTACCTTAGCCAAATTTTCCAGGCATATTTTAGGACTAAGCTTGCTCTATGTTAAGTCAGGCAATGATGCAGCTATATGGAACTCAGATTTTATTCCATACCTTACAGAAATTAAGAAGTTCCTCGATACAGATAAAGAGGGTAAATTGCTTAATAAGTTTCTCAATCAACTTGAAGTGGAGACGTTTGTCAGTTTAAATCATCAACTTGACATTGATTTCAAACACTTAATCTCTATTCTAAAAGGAAATTGCACTTTGGAAACCATTCAATCTTTTACCGAAGCTTGTAAAGGATTAGATAACGATTGTTCGAAAGGGTTTAGCCAAATGATGAAAGAGATAGAAGCGCAAATGATCAATTTGCAATTTGCTGTTGATTTCGATTCTGAAGCTAGTCTTAATATTACTGATGAAAATCTGGAAAATACTCCATTGCAAAAGAATGTTCACGTCAATTCCATGCCCAAGAGTGTAAGCATATTGCATCGATTTGGTATATTTAAATTATTTACATTGTCTGGTGTTGAGTTGAGTGACCAAACCAATGTGCTTGTAAATAAAAAATAA